From the Mesotoga prima MesG1.Ag.4.2 genome, the window TTGAAGCGGGAAAGGCTACACCGGCACCTCCTGTTGGACCGGCTCTCGGTCAGCATGGAGTGAATATTATGGGTTTCTGTAAGCAGTTCAATGCGGAAACATCCGACAAGGCCGGTATGGTGCTTCCAGTAATTATCTCTGTCTACGCAGACAGATCCTTCAGTTTCATCCTCAAGACCCCGCCAGCAAGCTTCTTGCTACTCAGGGCTGCGGGTATTCAGAAAGGCTCGGGAGTCCCCAATCGAGACAAAGTAGGTAAGATTACCCGTGCTCAGCTTGAGGAAATTGCTAAGATTAAGATGCCCGATCTCAATGCCAGAACAGTCGATGCCGCTGCAAAGATAATTGCAGGTACAGCCCGTAATATGGGCATCGAAATAATAGGTTGAGGGGGGATCTGAATGCCGGTTAGATCAAAGAGGTACATTCAGGCAAGAAAGTCCGTTGATAGAAACGTTAGTTATTCAGTGGACGAGAGCATAGATTTACTGAAAAACTTTCCACCGACGAAATTCGACGAGACAGTCGAGATGCATTTGAAGTTGAGCATCGACCCCGCAAAATCTGATCAGCAGGTTAGGGGAACGATTGCATTGCCAAATGGCACCGGGAAAGACGTCAGGGTTTTGGTCTTCGCTAGGGGGGAACAGGCTGAGACTGCAAAACGGTGTGGTGCGGATTTTGTAGGATCAGATGATCTTGTTCAGCAGATTCAAGGTGGTTGGACTGATTTTGATGTTGCAATAGCAACTCCGGACATGATGAGAGATATTGGAAAACTTGGAAAAGTCCTAGGGCCACGCGGACTAATGCCGTCACCCAAGGCTGGAACAGTGACCGCTGACGTTGAAGATGCCGTTAAGGGTTTCAAGGCGGGAAGATTAGAAGTGAAGAACGACAAGACTGGAAATCTTCATCTTCCCATAGGGAAGAAGTCTTTTGACAAGGAAAAACTGCGCGAGAACTTCGTCTCTGCACTCAATCAGATTATGAAGATGAAACCGGCTGGTTCCAAGGGGAGATTTGTGCAGAGGGTATTCCTGACCACAACGATGGGTGCAGGTATAAAAGTCGATTTTGCAAGAGAAACCGAGAAATAACTAGTCTAAACTGAGATATATTTTCAATGCCAGAGACAGTAGGTATTTAAGAGCGTAAGCCACCTACCGAGGCGTGTAGAAGATCTGCCCTTCTGCGGCCTCGTTTTGGGGCCGCTTTTCTGAAAGGA encodes:
- the rplK gene encoding 50S ribosomal protein L11; amino-acid sequence: MAKKVIAQIKLQLEAGKATPAPPVGPALGQHGVNIMGFCKQFNAETSDKAGMVLPVIISVYADRSFSFILKTPPASFLLLRAAGIQKGSGVPNRDKVGKITRAQLEEIAKIKMPDLNARTVDAAAKIIAGTARNMGIEIIG
- the rplA gene encoding 50S ribosomal protein L1, producing MPVRSKRYIQARKSVDRNVSYSVDESIDLLKNFPPTKFDETVEMHLKLSIDPAKSDQQVRGTIALPNGTGKDVRVLVFARGEQAETAKRCGADFVGSDDLVQQIQGGWTDFDVAIATPDMMRDIGKLGKVLGPRGLMPSPKAGTVTADVEDAVKGFKAGRLEVKNDKTGNLHLPIGKKSFDKEKLRENFVSALNQIMKMKPAGSKGRFVQRVFLTTTMGAGIKVDFARETEK